DNA from Nymphaea colorata isolate Beijing-Zhang1983 chromosome 4, ASM883128v2, whole genome shotgun sequence:
catcattcatagacatcaaaattcataacaatatcattcaacaaagcataagccataaagtgataaaacattcaagtgttcaacaaccatagattcataactcttaagccgttcgatacatataaaatgaaagcactcttgacttgactctcatccatgattcatcattcatagtcttcatcatcttcatcttcattttcttcttcatcttcttctttatcttcatcgtcaagaatttgaagatcctcaccaacatattcagcaccagcagtagcagactctccttcatcaacaaagccttcttcaaggttgaagcattcaagatcttcatcatcaaatattgtagttggttctctctcaatccatggctctagatcgtcaaaattttccaagctgataggattgaactgagatgtgtgcttccttgctaatgatttttctaattctctacattaaataagagaaaacttgttaatatataatttcatataaatatattatacaaaaaatgtaaacattaagctatatgcctatattacctttgtttcaacctcatattatatcgaacaaagacaatgtcattcaaccttttatgttcgagcctattccttttttttgctatggatatgttggaacacactccagttcctttcgcatcgactagcactgcatgtctggctgaggactttgattgcaaaacgtgctaggtttggacaatcaaacccatacctattccaccacaaatctaaacaaaaatatgacaaatcaatgtgaaagttttaaaagaatcaaatgtaacaaatgcaaagtaaattaaaaatttctatgtatttacctggacgcatggttgtcctggctcgaatgGTGACAGGTTGTCCCCTGTTCCGAAAACAAGTATCATATacatccaactcattgtgcacaacatCTTGTTCTCTAGAATCTGCCACTAACACGTTAATATAATCCAACAAACCACCtaagacttctctgtccttcttaaatgtaggagaaaatctaattgcaggatttagatagtaagttgctgcatgaagaggttgatgaagctgtccagtccaccttttatctataatcttccatatgggcatatataactttttctttcctttcaagttgtctcgaattgccgcTTTTGCTTTATCAATAGATAGTAAGTTGCCTTTCAAGTACCCTATTGAAAGTCTATCATCGCTGTCAGCTAACCTGAGAactttaactaatggaacacaaaccttcaatagcttcacacatgattcccaaaattcgttattgaatacaatatccacaactaaagaagcatttcttttatgagcatgtggatatgcagcccattcttcactagcgaacatctgcctcaaaggagttctttgtttcaccacactctccacagtcaatacatttgtggcaaatctagtttgtgcaggtcgtattaattcaactctttttgtaaactttctcatcaaactcaatacatatgcatgattacagataaattttgttaccttttgacattggtcaatggctgatttcatatcatgcatctcattaagatcttgaagcattagattaacacaatgagtggcacatggactccaataaaattttctatacttttgaaataacaaatcttccgcagctctataatttgcagcattatctgtaataaactgtacaatgtttgcaggtccaacttcttgtacgacattatcaaaaacattgaacaaagtCTCAGTAGTCTTAGGAACAccagacaagtcaagagatttcaagaacattgtacctttagtgcaataaacaagaaaatttacaagtgttcttgaccttgtatcagtccatccatctgacataatggagcaacctgtttccttccaacataatttcaactcatcgcaatgTTCACTTTGACTAtatcctgaagaattttgcccctcaactgatgatatgatgacattttgaatccggggcgTATAGAaacaattgcatctgccatgacttggaattgaaaaaaattagctgcattaaatggaatacatgcatcataaaaccatttccctaccatCTTGTGTgcatgatatagcatatctttagatgtcataggagcacgaatctgcggctgaccacctgggctagtatatgaagggaaaaaactcttaatagaaccaacactagacctaccagtaggaactctaccactaggtggtcgcataccacaCCTGGCCCTAATATCTGCTGTGCCTCTTCTCTTCATGCTcgttatgccagatcgacctccttcatacatgatccattttcctctacgatctctacctcttgaggtctccaaatctgttcttagactgctatcatcttcatcatcacattcataagcttcttccttttcttcttcatcttccaaaggctcattatagcctacatctgcctcttcaatttctttttgtatcctcttttgacgtaaagcatgaagcatatctaatcATTGCTGACGCATAAATGGAGGCaaaagtttgtttggtcctccaacacaaggagacgcatctttggaggtccctgctaaatggtgtttcattctactaatccctcctgaaaatgtattcccacaaaagctatatttgagtttcaagcggttattctccttcaccctttcgcaccactgccatgtaggatccatatctttaaaaaaaaaaaaaacgaaatcctatggtaaacttaatgaaaaacattcaaaatctttcaatctatgATTGTACGGTAAAAAGttatgaatatatggtaaaaacatgagatttcataccttacgaagaagaaatgaagaaaacccctttcctcccaacgaaactcaaccacccatgcacaaatcgaccccttaatcttcgatttcacggtcaaaatcaactttttgatggtgaaaatggacAATCGCCCTCCTTGACGGCAGTATCCGAgcgtgagaaatgaagaacatagggtatttttcaaaaagaagtcgaataagtaggtctcgggcAGGTTTCTgcgaaatcagcccgtatcgtacgatatgggccttgtatcgcacgatacgtgcgatacaagAACGATACAACCCCTATTTACaatacggggggtgtatcgtaccgtatTTTCAAAACGGTACGGTAcgcatcgtacgatacgggctcacatcgtacgatacgggctcgtatcgtacgatacgtacaacactggaaCAGACACtattgcactttgcatcctatctctcactATGTTTCTATGGAGAGGCTCGGGCATTACATGCAAAAGTTTATCTTTGCATTATTTGCCACTTCTATGACAGTAAGTCATCAGTAGGCCCTTCTTGATCCCAAGTGGTAGaaagctatgcaagaagagatagaTTGCCTAGTTTGTCGAGGCACGTGAGAATTTGTTGATGCCCTGGCTCAAGCAGATGTTATGGACTGCAAGTGGGAGTTTACTATCAAGTATCACTTTGATGTGATTGTAGAAAGATATAGGGAAGGATTGGTTGCAAATGGCTACATGCAAACATATGAAATaaatttctttgaaactttctctcttGTTGCTTGATTAGGAACTATTAGACTAGTGATACCAGTGCTAGTTCATTATGGGCAGACTTTGACTCAGTTAGAcgtgaagaacacatttttatATGGTGATTTGACTGAGACAGTTTACATGCAACAACCACTTGGGTTTAAGCGACAAGGGGAGTATGACAAGGTGTGTCGGTTGAAGAAGGCAATATAGAAGTTGAAGTCAAGTCCTGAGCTTGGCTTCATAAgctgtttgaactttgaagtaaTGTCTGCAGCTGGTTTTCGGAGGTCTCCCTTTGTGAGATATTCTGGAGGTATTGTAGTTATGGTAGTCTAcattgatgatattattttgGTTGGTGTTATTGAACTAAATATGATGCATACTAAGAACTAAATACTTCTTAAGGCTTGAGGTTGCAAGGAATAACATAGTTATGATgttatatcaaagaaagtatATTTGTTGATTTCCTATAGGAGACTGGAATGCTTGGCGCAAAACCTGCCTCTATTTCATGAATCCTAAAGTTTGCTTGTGTGATGAGCGGTCAGACCCTGTGGATAACAAGTCATATCAGTCATTGATTGGAAAGTTATGACTGTGGCTAGGCATGATGCTGCAGTTTTCGGATATAGAAGCAATTTTGCAATCTATTTCAAAACCCTGTTTaactatataaaattaaataacatGTTGTAATACAATGTGGAATCACACACTAGTTATATTTATGTGTGCAACTTTGGGGACAACAATTGAGTATCAGTATATAGAATTAATACCTGACGAATTCAAATGGAACCAAGGTAGACAAGAATTATAATACTAGAAGAAATACTCCTATTGCAACAATTAGGGTTCTACATGGTTGCACAATGTTTAATGGTGTTGCATAGACACTTATACAAAATGTTCCACAAggtataaataaaataagagaaagacTTGACATTttaaatgtgacaatcttttAAAGACACTAGAGCTCCTTGATCTTCAATGGTGCCTCGATCTCCTTCAACGTGTGCGGCCTTCATTCTCCTTGTCACCACTTCACTCTATGTCACATGGTGCGGGGTGTGGGTGCcagtgcggcacatctcaaaaaatttgggtgcgggagtatatatatatatatatattataataataataataatgttgtgtgcttatatatatattttttactgAAAAGTAAGTTTTTTTCAAAGGTCATTTTGCTTGCTGGGtgacattttaaattgaatgtgaGTATTGTGTGCATTTTAAGGGACCATGAAAATAGaatgtaatttatttttaaaattttaaattgaataaaatgaagccttttttttaaatgtaagcAGTCTGGTTGAAGGACAGCAGACTAGTCGTCCTTGAAAAAGGACGACCAGTCTACTGAGCCTTTTGCACAACAATCTTTTTCTGTCTTCCtttttaaagagaaagagaaggctgAAAGtttggaagagaaaagagagagtgaggaaataaaataaagtatttattttaaatatgcaTAGTCTAGTCATCCTTTTTAAAGTACAACAGACTGGCCGTCCTTTAAAAAGGACGACTACTGCACCTTTGGCTGCCTTCCTTTTTAAAGAGGGAGAAAATAAAagtttgagaaagaaagagagagaggtgggaaAATAGGAGGGAAAtggaaaaggggagaagaaaTATCGAAAAAAGggtaagaaaaaaacataaagaaaagaaaagaaaaggaaaaagatcagGTGTAGCTTTGGTGCGTGTCGGAACCAAATCCGTGTCTGCACCCGCACTCCCCCTGCATCATGTCGACATAAGTGCTGAATGCATTTtactgcacccatgtgacttaggctTCAGTTTCCTCTCGAGTGGGTTGTGAGATGTAGAAAAAAGACTTCAGCTGCACAATCGTGTCAGAAGAAAAATGGCAACTATATAATGTTTCCCATGTGCAAAAGCAAGACATTTTCCATGTAAGCTCCTTTACGTGTGTGCTAACAGGTTGCTAATACAAAGTGCCAACTGGTGTTTAGTATTTTACATTACAAAAGTTGTCTAAACTTGGTTATTTTACCCTTTTGAGCCAAATTTTATGGTTTAAGCATATTTCACTCAATTTGACTTTGTTTTTGAACAAATTCGAATTTCAGCTCCTTAGACCCAGTACAAGCACAAACACAGAGGTTTCAACATTAAATCTcctaaaaaatgaatgaaaatattattaaaatttaatgCATTTCTTGCATTATCGCTTGTATATCTTATGTAGTAGGAAAACTCACTCAATTTATATAAAAGCCAAGGAAAATACATTGGAATGCGATGATGATGATTCTTAAATATTTCAAATCTTCTCCTAGAAAAGGATTATTGTTTGCAAAAGAATCACCTCTTGAGGTTGTTgcctatactgatgctgattatgcagagTCTGTCTCTGGTAGAAAGTCTACTAtgggattttgtttttttgttgaggAAACCTTGTCTCTTGGAAAGTAAGAAACAAGGAGTAGTGACAAGATCGACTGCTGACTCAAAATATAGGGCCATGGCTGAAAATGCCAAACAGATGGTTTGGATAAAAACTATCCTCTCATGTTTGGGCATTCAAATGCCTTTTCCAATGAAGATGATATGTTATAACAAGGCTGTTACCTATATTGTATATAATcctgtgtttcatgaaatgacaaaacatatagagatcGACTGACACTATATCAAAGATAGGATTCAAATGGGAAACATTTCAACTATACATGTTTCTtttgaagatcaagttgcagatgtctttACTAagctttttcttatttcagaCTTTTTAAATGTTGTAACAAGTTGACCATGATTAACATATATGTTCCAGCTTGAGGAGTGTTGAGAAGTAATAACTATTAGAAAAAGGGGTTACAGGGTAAATTAGAAGTGTGCGCGGcagtttttagtattttttatttattttctggaCTGTTTATGTAAGCTTCCAGCCGACCTTATGAGGTGATTAGGGAAATCTAATGAGGTGtgtgagctctctctctctctctctctctcacgtcttattcctctccctttctctaaAACTAAATTCAACACAACTTATGtaacataaaatgaaaacttAAAAGCAAATACCAATGCTTTTCAATTTTATAGAGCATGCAAAATATTACTATTTCCAAATGCCTACTTGTAAATCTACAATCTCAATTTGACAAACTTAAATCTTAAAGCAAACTTTAAAATTAATGATCTAATTAAAAGAAAGGGAATAAATTCAGTATACTCGGACCTTTGATGTTAATGTTGTATGCAATAAAACTGCCCTCTATTATAATTCtaataaacaaaaagtaaaagtaaGAGGTTAATATACATgaaaacttaaattaattcaatCTGTGGATAAAAAATTAACCAGGTCTGCTCTGTATGGCCACTTCATCAATATCTGTGGTTATGGCATTTGTGTTGACGCTTAGGTTGGACTTCTTTACCTTCTAATTATGCAACTTGCCTAGCTGCAGCATTTATATTTTAGATGTAAGAACGTTTTCACATTCTATTAAGAATATTTTTACTAGTCCTTGGCTCTTTAAGTATATAAGCTTTTTGATTCGTTTGCCTTTTAATTGCTactgaatatttgatttttatgttcttttaatATCTGCATATCTACTCCACAGATATCATTCTTGGTTGCTAGAAATGAGAGGGAGAGTGCACAAATCTCTTTGCGCCCTAAAGTCTCCTGGGGTGGACCTGGTGTTGGTGGTGTTGTACAAGTCCAGATTTCTGACTTGTGCTCCAATTCTGGTGATAGGTTTGCTTACTGATCCCAGACTGTGCTTCTTTGTGTAGATTCTTAGGATGTCAATTTCTTTTGATTGATATTGTCTTTTCCATGAACTCAACACTGCAGCTTGGTATTGGCAGGTTAGTGGCCGGAGAATCCCTGACGTTGCGTCATGTGGTGCCCGTCTTAGGTGTGCCTGATGCTCTTGTACCTCTTGATCTGCCAGTGACTCTTATAAACGTATTGCCTGGGTACTGCTCATTTGATTTGTGGAAAGAATAGCCTTGTAATATCACTGCCAGGTGACCCTACAAATATTTTTCCTCCTGGCTGCATGTAATACATAGTTTGTCGTGCAGAGAAACATCAACACTTTGGCTTTCTGTAGATGTAGCTGTTGAACAATCACCTGGTCAATATGAAGGCGAGATCATTATTACTGCCATGAAGTCTGAGTCAGAGTAAGATcctgctttcttcttttttctgcatgCGTTCTGAACGATCTTGTGCATATTTTCTTAGCAAGAAACCttgttttaaactttttggTTTATagtcatattttctttttccaatgatAGTCTTACATCAATGCTGACAAAAATTATGGAATTCCAGCAGAGCATGCAAAACTGATTTGCAGCAAATCCGAAGCGACCTTGTTCATTGTACTTCACTAATGGAACATTTGGAAGCAAAACCAATGGAAGAAGTGGTGGGTTGCAGTTATGCATTCAATACCGGGTTTTGGTCTCGTGTTCCTTTAATCTTCACCATGTCCTTTTGCTTATAAATAAGTTATTTATGCCTTGCAGTTAAAAAGAGTACAAGCTACATCTGCTACCTTGAAGAAGATATTGCAAATGCCCgcattttctgaattttctgcAGATTCTGGATCAGTGGACATAATGGATGAAGATATTTCAACAAATTTCTCAGTCCATATTAAGTTGAATGTGACAGTCTGGGATTTTGTTCTTCCAATGACCCCATCCCTTCCTGCTGTATTTGGGGTATCCTGTTCTTTTCCCCTCCTGTTCATAAAAATGTTGCATCTGAAAATCTATCGTACATCTGGACTGTTATTTATAAGAGCTGCTTATATGAAGTAGAATTCAAGGGCGCAATAAAACTCTAATTCTATTGAATTTCTTGAGGTTCAGAACAATGTCTGATACATTTAATTTCATTATCAATATCTTGTTTTGCcacaccccaacccttttgAGCCtcacaagaattttttttttttttaacataaaacattaaggtgcgacgacacaacaattcaaaaccagacatcaataaaaccaaaacaagacgcACCAGCACGACAtttgacccaaaacctccccagtaggatgtgagtgaagccaccTGATCAATCTGCTGCCCctggtccgccaaaacctgaaaaagaaaacaactgaaggcttagccttcgcagtatggtaACAAACCAGAAAAATCCCTAAACCTCTAGGTAAGGGCTCAGATATGATCTAATCACAAATAACATACAACTATGCataacatatcattctcattcttatcattttcattaactttagtgaattgacagttcctgtgggtgcaaaacaCAGGCACGttcacaccgcgggcggcctacagccgagagacaacccctgtggtggcccgaatcgatatggatccattcacgctgcagcggtagagcactcatgtcacaccccgaccttttgacgctcaaccatttttttttttttttctaaacatcaaacatcgaggtgtgactacacaacagttcaaaagaaatgagccaagtaattcaaaacaatgggacTAACTTTCATTTATAGAACAACATCATTTCACACAAAATCACATccctatacatgacaaaaatgccccaaaatcctaacattgatgcctaacaaaataagacatcaatacaaacgAAGCAAGACGCGCCGACACTatacaaacaaaacccaaaacctcccagtaggacgtgagtgaagccatttgCTCAACCTGCTACCCctggtctgccaaaacctgaaaaagaaagcaaatgaaggctcagccttcgcagtatggcaacaagccaggaaaataccgAACCCTTTCAtttagggctcaaatatgataACAACATCAAAaccatctatcatcatgtcgtgtcagggcacgacatgcagaggccaCTTGATGGATAcaataacacaatttcaatcacatgctaggcatgcttaaacatctCATTTGCACTcataaacacatcattcacacgCACATCAATCTCATACATTCAATCatttacattacattttcattaactttagtgaattagcagttcctgtgggtgcaacacaagCACGTGCATACCATGGGCGGCctatagccgagagacaacccccgtgatggcccataacagtatggatccatttcatccgctgcagcggtagagcactcatccatggatgtgtgaagtccaatgagagatactcagccttccgtaggacacccaggttgggaaggcgggagcccaacgctccaagcacaacacacaacagtaccctggggccttgcaccgcctgcgctccgacaggcgagaccagtggcgagaacgggacgtctcccaaacacacagccacatcccactacatcccactggcctctcatctcttaatcattcattattatcattagaagAATGTATTCACAGattgactggctagctcatgaggttggtacacttcacgagtgcacccacacctccaaatgcctccacacgaggtctactcATAACACTAACAGTCATAACTAACCGTCATACACTAGGGGTACAATTACCCTCCaatccattcatttgcattattgcccacgacaatgtatatgcaacaaaatacaCATTCATGTCAATTATcgcatcaatcacatctttgaaaacttagccaaaccacagagagtagtctcgatctgcgattGGCTCatagttgtcctatgcagttatcattctatgatgctatctaatgcacaattggggtcgaggagacactcgactcgataccccgcctcatctgtcctaaacagttatcaattctagcatgcacatgcaaatgcgtcattttcaaaacaaactactaatagcctttcaaaacagttcatgttatatatccaagcatacatatactcattcacgaaacaatcaatcaattcacatcacaatcctaggatcccgtgatcctaggagcacacaatcacacatttgcccaagcatggatttgcttggaatgtcgccatacctgtggcgcgctcacaaaactcttcaaaattcctcgagcttcgaactcaaggtcgacgggacgagcccggtgtacctgcagacataaacaaaaggtaagattcctactacatacctcgacaattcaaacaaatacaaaacataattattgaggcacgtgtcaccgcctcaagagggtgtcgacgggtagtgtcgtcCTACAAGCTCTCCAAAAGACCTCCTCCTTACATCTCGACGTTGCCACCAACATCAAGTCCTAAAGTCATCAATCCATCCATCACTAATGCCTTTCTCGCAACTTTCTTTAATCAAGGCGTCAACCCCGAAGGCACCTCCAACTTACGTAcactttctttatttaattcCAAGacgcacccgttcacaaaaacgtgtgctacaagctcactaaaacAGTCTTAAATCTTCCTCACAACcacacaatctctaccatgcttccctattacCTCGAAAATCaatatcatgcttaaatgatcattataggcatTAATCAACGTTTTTGAACATAATCCTAgactttcccccaaaaacaaaatcgctAACATGAGTCCCAAAACACCAATTCTAAGccctagcatgctcaaacaataattatactaGCTCTAATAGgtaatattcaataatttgagcttaattaggccttgctcaccccaatctaagcgtccaaactgctgcaaCCCTTCTAGCAGCCACTTCACGCGTCCGgtcaagtgccaatgcccaaGATTGCTTGCTGCCGCTCCTCACCACACGCCCTACATGCTGGTAAGAGAGGAAAAAGCGTCCCCAGCTGCAATCCGACCCAAAAAGCCATAAATGAGTCAACAATCGTCCAAATGAAGTTCAAAACAGAATCTGTCATTAGgagagacccacggtagtagtgggaaaagctgaaatgaaagagagaaaggggcgcTGATAGAGAGGGGAGAcaacgagagagggagggttTGGATAAAAAGGGGTAAAACGGCAGAGGGAAGGGGAAATCAAGCGGGGCAATGGAAGAGATGGTGAAGAGGAGACGGACGGGATGAGGAGGGGGCtttagcagagagggagaggaagaaaacgTGCGGCAGGGGGGTGCTGTCGAAGGAGGGAGAGGCTgcgtgggagggaggagaagaagcagatagagagggcgagagagagagagcttaccaCGCTGCCGCCGTCGCCACCGCCGCCGttgtcgtcgccgtcgccgctgctCCACCCACCGTCCTCGATCTTCACTGTGTTGGTCGTAGCAGGCGAAGAGGGGGAAATGACGGAGAATAGGGGAAACAAGGAAGGGGAGATGGGTTGCAGCGTCGGGGCCCCCTTATGCGAGTggggctcgggtccgggtctggac
Protein-coding regions in this window:
- the LOC126409983 gene encoding uncharacterized protein LOC126409983, whose protein sequence is MSDGWTDTRSRTLVNFLVYCTKGTMFLKSLDLSGVPKTTETLFNVFDNVVQEVGPANIVQFITDNAANYRAAEDLLFQKYRKFYWSPCATHCVNLMLQDLNEMHDMKSAIDQCQKVTKFICNHAYVLSLMRKFTKRVELIRPAQTRFATNVLTVESVVKQRTPLRQMFASEEWAAYPHAHKRNASLVVDIVFNNEFWESCVKLLKVCVPLVKVLRLADSDDRLSIGYLKGNLLSIDKAKAAIRDNLKGKKKLYMPIWKIIDKRWTGQLHQPLHAATYYLNPAIRFSPTFKKDREVLGGLLDYINVLVADSREQDVVHNELDVYDTCFRNRGQPVTIRARTTMRPGKYIEIFNLLCICYI